One window of Gemmatimonas aurantiaca genomic DNA carries:
- a CDS encoding PBP1A family penicillin-binding protein: MTRSRSRMPVVGAILPGMVLLGSLGLSSSPVGAQAGGQSGTAQGTTPPSTGEPWRIITPPQATLVLARDGALLGEMGRERRVSVALRTLPKYVGQAFIAVEDKRFYQHDGVDLVGVAGALKDAVTKGSLRGASTITQLLVGNMHPDVIDRRDLSPTRKLREQQAAREMERHYSKEQILEAFLNQISFGRGAYGIEMAARQYFGKGAADLTLAEAASLASMPKSPVLYDPVRYADRNRERRNTVLALMADQGYITAAQAAAAQKEPVRTVSTNRQPAPWVVDVVRVQAERAGVPVMQGGYRIHTTIDLALQRATQAALTSGIEEIESRPGFRGQRCRAGADTAKSGSKAPRVAACLEGAAVVLDPATGDVRALVGGRDYARSSFNRAVDGNRQPGSSFKAFVYAQAVAQGLTANATVADTALRLRLENGQIYSPDNADNTFLGPLTLREALTKSRNPVAVQLAQSVGMDSVTALARRAGLRSPIAPYPSSALGASVVQPLDFVAAYAAFDNGGVGVEPRFMVRVEDRTGRTILAPQSAAPRPAMDPRVAFIVRDMMQDVVTRGTATALRRIVPARVPVAGKTGTTNDNTDVWFVGMTPELVTGVWLGFDKPAMIAPGAAGGTLAAPIAGHILASAYDSRGSNVWTPPPGIVAVELDRTSGQLATGATPADRRYTEWFLEGTEPGALAWPWSLFRLGPIGN; the protein is encoded by the coding sequence ATGACACGATCTCGCTCCCGCATGCCGGTTGTCGGTGCCATCCTGCCCGGTATGGTGCTGCTCGGCAGTCTCGGGCTGTCGTCGTCACCGGTCGGCGCGCAGGCCGGAGGACAGTCCGGTACGGCTCAGGGGACGACTCCGCCGTCCACCGGTGAGCCCTGGCGCATCATCACGCCGCCACAGGCCACCCTGGTCCTGGCACGTGATGGCGCACTGCTGGGCGAGATGGGACGGGAGCGCCGGGTGAGCGTGGCACTGCGCACGCTGCCGAAGTACGTGGGGCAGGCATTCATCGCCGTGGAAGACAAACGGTTCTATCAGCACGACGGCGTGGATCTGGTGGGCGTGGCCGGCGCACTCAAGGACGCGGTGACCAAGGGGAGCCTGCGCGGTGCCAGCACCATCACGCAGCTCCTGGTGGGCAACATGCACCCCGACGTGATCGACCGGCGCGATCTTTCGCCCACGCGCAAGCTGCGCGAACAGCAGGCCGCGCGCGAAATGGAACGCCACTATTCCAAGGAGCAGATCCTCGAGGCGTTCCTCAATCAGATCTCGTTCGGGCGTGGCGCGTATGGCATCGAGATGGCCGCGCGCCAGTATTTTGGCAAAGGTGCGGCCGATCTGACGCTCGCCGAAGCGGCATCGTTGGCGTCGATGCCCAAGAGTCCGGTGTTGTACGATCCCGTGCGGTACGCCGATCGCAACCGGGAGCGGCGCAATACGGTGCTCGCGCTCATGGCCGATCAGGGATACATCACGGCGGCGCAGGCCGCCGCGGCGCAGAAGGAACCGGTGCGCACCGTCTCCACCAACCGTCAGCCGGCTCCGTGGGTGGTGGACGTGGTGCGGGTGCAGGCGGAACGCGCGGGCGTGCCGGTGATGCAGGGCGGCTATCGCATTCACACCACCATCGATCTCGCGTTGCAGCGCGCGACCCAGGCTGCGCTCACCAGCGGTATCGAGGAGATCGAGAGTCGTCCGGGGTTCCGTGGTCAGCGCTGCCGGGCCGGCGCCGATACCGCGAAGAGCGGAAGCAAGGCGCCCCGGGTGGCTGCCTGTCTCGAAGGCGCGGCCGTGGTGCTCGATCCGGCCACGGGTGACGTACGTGCCCTGGTGGGCGGACGCGACTATGCACGTTCGTCTTTCAATCGGGCGGTCGACGGCAATCGTCAGCCGGGCTCGAGCTTCAAGGCGTTCGTGTATGCGCAGGCGGTGGCCCAGGGTCTCACGGCCAATGCCACCGTGGCCGACACCGCGCTCCGGCTCCGTCTCGAGAATGGACAGATCTATTCGCCCGACAACGCCGACAACACGTTTCTCGGGCCGCTCACCCTTCGCGAAGCCCTGACCAAATCCCGCAATCCGGTCGCGGTGCAGCTGGCGCAGTCCGTGGGCATGGACTCGGTGACCGCGCTGGCGCGGCGTGCCGGGCTGCGCTCTCCCATCGCGCCATATCCATCGAGCGCGCTGGGCGCGAGCGTGGTGCAGCCGCTGGACTTCGTGGCCGCCTATGCGGCCTTCGACAACGGCGGGGTGGGCGTCGAGCCGCGCTTCATGGTACGCGTGGAAGATCGCACGGGGCGCACCATCCTCGCGCCACAGAGCGCGGCCCCCCGTCCCGCCATGGACCCGCGGGTGGCATTCATCGTGCGCGACATGATGCAGGATGTGGTGACACGGGGCACGGCAACCGCACTGCGTCGTATCGTTCCGGCGCGGGTTCCGGTGGCCGGCAAGACCGGCACCACCAATGACAACACCGATGTCTGGTTCGTGGGGATGACCCCCGAACTGGTGACCGGTGTCTGGTTGGGTTTCGACAAGCCCGCCATGATCGCACCGGGTGCCGCGGGTGGAACGCTGGCGGCTCCCATTGCCGGTCACATTCTCGCCTCGGCATACGATTCGCGCGGCAGCAATGTGTGGACTCCGCCGCCGGGTATCGTGGCGGTGGAACTCGATCGCACATCAGGGCAGCTTGCCACCGGCGCCACCCCCGCGGATCGGCGCTACACCGAGTGGTTCCTCGAAGGCACCGAACCCGGCGCATTGGCCTGGCCCTGGAGTCTTTTCCGGCTCGGTCCAATCGGGAATTGA
- a CDS encoding NAD+ synthase — protein MLGDPIRPLTIALCQFAPRKGDTAGNLARIGRLCAQAAALEPRPQVVHFPETALSGYFVEGGVREVAVTAGVLAYDLDEAYRTACMTAGLDTFPLDVVIGFYERWRDTLHNSAAYITIGLDDGPPVLRHVHRKNFLPTYGLFDEERFVERGTDIRAFETPWGRAALLVCEDAWHSVSGTLAALDGAQLVFVSSAAPARGSWPREDGVPGPYSAARWERLIRDIAEEHGVYASFVNLVGSEGGKRFFGTSHLVGPGGDVRGRAPVWEESFVSFTIDLDDIVRARADSPLLSDLRVALPHVLDNVRRVTEGVPATLAYDGPEPEAADLLRQARGFTTGEFPVPTEALQKANTIIRALPEQLPVIRHGMRDHGGPPPLTIDAELTEEWLTGFLREEMARRGFGKAVVGISGGVDSAVTAALAVRALGASNVIGVRLPYRTSSSESLDHAQLVIDALGIESRTLDISPAVDGYLANEPDADGGRRGNVMARVRMIALFDLSARYRALPLGTGNKTERLFGYFTWHADDSPPVNPIGDLYKTQVWALARHLGVPSIVVTKAPTADLIVGQTDEGDLGISYPRADEILNGLLHGYSDEAMHARGFGAEELAIVSRRLNSTHWKRRPPATALVSQSGIGESYLRPVDY, from the coding sequence ATGCTTGGTGACCCGATCCGTCCGCTGACCATCGCCCTGTGTCAATTCGCGCCCCGCAAGGGTGACACGGCCGGCAACCTCGCCAGAATCGGCCGCCTCTGTGCGCAGGCCGCCGCGCTCGAGCCCAGACCGCAGGTCGTGCATTTTCCCGAAACCGCGCTCTCCGGCTATTTCGTGGAAGGCGGCGTGCGCGAGGTCGCCGTCACCGCCGGCGTGCTGGCGTACGATCTCGACGAGGCCTACCGCACGGCCTGCATGACCGCCGGACTCGACACCTTCCCCCTGGACGTGGTGATCGGCTTCTACGAGCGCTGGCGCGATACACTGCACAACAGCGCGGCCTACATCACGATCGGACTCGACGATGGCCCGCCGGTGCTGCGTCACGTGCACCGCAAGAACTTCCTCCCCACCTACGGTCTCTTCGACGAGGAGCGTTTTGTCGAACGCGGGACGGACATCCGGGCGTTCGAGACCCCATGGGGACGCGCGGCCCTGCTGGTCTGCGAGGACGCCTGGCATTCCGTCAGCGGCACGCTGGCCGCCCTGGACGGCGCACAACTGGTCTTCGTGTCGTCCGCGGCGCCCGCCCGCGGTTCATGGCCACGGGAGGACGGCGTCCCGGGTCCCTACAGCGCCGCCCGCTGGGAACGCCTCATCCGGGATATCGCCGAGGAGCATGGCGTCTACGCGAGCTTCGTGAATCTCGTGGGCTCCGAAGGTGGCAAGCGCTTCTTCGGGACCTCGCATCTGGTGGGACCGGGCGGGGATGTGCGCGGACGCGCGCCGGTCTGGGAAGAGAGTTTTGTGTCGTTCACGATCGATCTCGACGACATCGTCCGCGCGCGGGCCGACAGTCCGTTGCTCAGCGATCTGCGCGTGGCCCTCCCCCATGTGCTCGACAACGTGCGCCGGGTGACCGAAGGCGTGCCGGCGACGCTGGCGTACGACGGCCCCGAACCCGAGGCCGCCGATCTCCTGCGGCAGGCACGCGGATTCACCACCGGCGAATTCCCCGTCCCCACCGAAGCCCTGCAGAAGGCCAACACCATCATCCGGGCGTTGCCGGAGCAGCTTCCGGTGATCCGGCATGGCATGCGTGATCATGGCGGGCCACCGCCGCTCACCATCGATGCCGAACTCACCGAGGAGTGGCTCACCGGTTTTCTGCGGGAAGAGATGGCGCGTCGTGGTTTCGGCAAAGCCGTCGTCGGCATCTCCGGTGGAGTCGACTCCGCCGTGACGGCCGCACTCGCCGTGCGCGCGCTCGGCGCGTCCAATGTCATCGGCGTGCGATTGCCCTACCGTACATCGAGCAGCGAATCGCTGGACCATGCACAACTCGTGATCGATGCGCTTGGCATCGAATCCCGCACGCTCGATATCTCGCCGGCTGTCGACGGGTATCTCGCCAATGAGCCCGACGCCGATGGTGGACGCCGCGGCAACGTGATGGCCCGCGTGCGCATGATCGCACTCTTCGATCTGTCCGCGCGGTATCGCGCCCTTCCCCTGGGCACGGGCAACAAGACCGAGCGGCTCTTCGGGTATTTCACCTGGCACGCCGACGATTCCCCACCGGTGAATCCCATCGGCGATCTGTACAAGACCCAGGTGTGGGCCCTCGCACGGCATCTGGGAGTGCCGTCCATCGTGGTCACCAAAGCCCCCACCGCGGATCTCATCGTGGGGCAGACCGACGAAGGGGACCTCGGTATTTCCTATCCCCGCGCCGACGAGATTCTGAACGGATTGCTGCACGGCTATTCCGACGAGGCCATGCACGCACGCGGTTTCGGCGCCGAGGAGTTGGCCATCGTGTCCCGGCGTCTGAACAGCACGCACTGGAAGCGCCGCCCGCCGGCCACCGCGCTGGTCAGTCAGTCGGGGATCGGCGAGTCGTATCTGCGACCGGTGGACTACTAG
- a CDS encoding response regulator transcription factor, whose protein sequence is MTDVRLHLLIIEDDEHVRRALREALQEYAADVSEAATAREGLAMASRQALDAIILDLGLPDMPGLDLCRSLRAFTQVPVLVLSAMHDEPTKVALLNAGADDYITKPFSSPELVARIRAHVRRFTDRRNGTSPVRLRLGDVELDLQQRLATRAGHPLRLTPTEWTLLRVLVTQRGRTMTHRQLFLAVWNREYGDASLHLRVHLTHLRRKIEANPAEPRYIVTDPGVGYRFEWPDPASSTTSP, encoded by the coding sequence ATGACCGATGTCCGGCTGCATCTGCTGATCATCGAGGACGACGAGCATGTCCGTCGGGCTCTGCGCGAAGCGCTGCAGGAGTACGCGGCGGACGTGAGTGAGGCGGCCACGGCGCGGGAAGGCCTCGCCATGGCCTCCCGTCAGGCACTCGATGCCATCATTCTCGATCTCGGATTGCCCGACATGCCCGGGCTCGATCTGTGCCGTTCGTTGCGGGCTTTCACCCAGGTGCCGGTGCTGGTGCTCTCCGCGATGCACGACGAACCCACCAAGGTGGCCCTGCTGAATGCGGGTGCCGACGACTACATCACCAAACCGTTCTCCAGTCCGGAGCTGGTGGCCCGCATCCGGGCCCATGTGCGTCGTTTCACCGATCGACGCAACGGCACCTCACCCGTACGATTGCGACTCGGCGACGTGGAACTCGATCTGCAGCAACGCCTGGCCACGCGCGCCGGGCATCCGCTGCGACTCACTCCGACGGAATGGACGCTGCTGCGGGTTCTCGTGACCCAGCGGGGGCGTACCATGACTCACCGCCAGCTCTTCCTGGCGGTGTGGAACCGCGAGTATGGCGATGCGAGTCTCCATCTGCGCGTGCATCTCACCCATCTGCGCCGGAAGATCGAAGCCAATCCGGCCGAACCCCGCTACATCGTCACCGATCCCGGTGTGGGCTATCGCTTCGAATGGCCGGATCCCGCATCGTCCACCACATCGCCGTGA
- a CDS encoding ATP-binding protein gives MRAERSTRSRGRAFALWLAWVAALALLVALLVPSREQIEQTHAALMMLLIVLGASATLGFAAGVSIALLAFALLSYYFEFPLDTLDVPKGVDLIELTSFLIVAVVAARLLTIARARATLAETRAREIERLAVERTALATQAAQAEGLAEANRMKDALLAAVSHDLHTPLTTIRALAGRRSVSDDTDWALVQQETDRLSHLVRELLDYSRIRGGALPVHIETYPAEDLVGAVVRECTDRLSTHTLHSSVPMTGPVLAGAFDLVLSKRVLVNLVENAAKYGTAHTTIELHVDRASDMLRFTVQNQGPAIADVDRDRIFEPFTRAGSALTQSRIPGVGLGLAIARALTEAQGGTLELQHNDPDITRFVLSLPARDWSDAAPDADQDSITPRTS, from the coding sequence ATGCGCGCTGAACGGTCGACGCGATCACGCGGGCGGGCTTTTGCATTGTGGCTGGCCTGGGTCGCGGCGCTGGCGCTGCTCGTGGCCCTGCTGGTTCCCTCACGCGAGCAGATCGAGCAGACGCACGCGGCATTGATGATGCTGCTCATCGTGCTCGGTGCCAGCGCCACGCTGGGTTTCGCCGCGGGCGTGAGCATCGCGCTGCTGGCGTTCGCCCTGCTGAGTTACTACTTCGAATTCCCGCTCGACACCCTCGACGTACCCAAGGGTGTCGACCTGATCGAACTCACGTCGTTTCTCATCGTGGCCGTGGTCGCGGCGCGATTGCTCACCATCGCGCGGGCCCGCGCCACCCTTGCCGAGACCCGGGCCCGTGAGATCGAACGCCTGGCCGTCGAACGCACGGCGCTGGCGACGCAGGCGGCGCAGGCCGAAGGGCTGGCGGAAGCCAATCGCATGAAGGATGCGTTGCTGGCCGCCGTCTCCCACGATCTGCACACACCCCTGACCACGATTCGCGCGCTGGCCGGTCGTCGCTCGGTGTCGGACGACACCGACTGGGCGCTGGTGCAGCAGGAAACCGACCGTCTGTCGCATCTCGTGCGGGAACTCCTCGACTATTCCCGCATTCGTGGCGGAGCGCTTCCCGTTCACATCGAGACCTATCCGGCCGAGGATCTGGTCGGCGCCGTCGTGCGTGAATGCACCGACCGCCTGAGCACCCACACGCTGCACTCGTCCGTGCCCATGACGGGGCCGGTGCTGGCGGGCGCGTTCGATCTCGTGCTGAGCAAACGCGTGCTGGTCAATCTGGTGGAGAACGCTGCCAAGTACGGCACGGCCCACACCACCATCGAACTGCACGTGGACCGCGCATCCGACATGCTGCGATTCACCGTGCAGAACCAGGGGCCGGCCATTGCCGACGTCGACCGGGATCGCATCTTCGAGCCCTTCACCCGCGCGGGCAGTGCACTGACGCAGTCGCGCATTCCGGGCGTCGGTCTCGGGTTGGCGATCGCCCGCGCGCTCACCGAGGCGCAGGGCGGCACGCTCGAGTTGCAACACAACGATCCCGACATCACCCGATTCGTGCTGTCACTGCCGGCGCGGGACTGGTCCGATGCCGCGCCGGATGCGGATCAGGATTCCATCACGCCGCGCACATCCTGA
- a CDS encoding TolC family protein produces the protein MILHRRIRNALGLPLGRLAVVVWLAGPSSLRAQQTVPTGDTIRLRRSDLPEFVRRHNPALRSARFETALAAGDVTTARLRQNPQLEVMADVLPLGGGETSPNSRQYGIQLAFPIERGNKRALRTDVASRTRLLTEQRATDVFQQQLGDVDMAWTDLLASLAAERIAAATLEGYQRLVEVSRVRLEGRQISAAEFARIAVERGRAAVALEDQRIETTESRALVARLLGISGLLVPVDTLTPMLSPTLTADSLVTLALMQRADVRAARQNIEVALADQRLQEAMARPDLSLAFEYSMQQRIPLYGATVNMPLPRYNRNQGEREKAAVRLAQARDELERIEREVRGDLRRVLAVVESRLAALSRFGDGEDGMLQRSLAARTAAEFAYRNGATSLVELLDAERSYDEVRRAHTDAIAALNKSLIHLQFIAGLSPVPPS, from the coding sequence GTGATCCTGCATCGGCGTATCCGGAACGCGCTGGGCCTCCCGCTGGGTCGCCTGGCCGTCGTGGTATGGTTGGCCGGCCCTTCGTCGTTGCGCGCACAACAGACCGTGCCGACGGGCGACACCATCCGACTGCGCCGCAGTGATCTGCCCGAATTCGTGCGGCGCCACAACCCGGCCCTGCGCAGCGCGCGTTTTGAAACGGCGTTGGCCGCGGGTGATGTGACCACCGCGCGACTGCGCCAGAATCCGCAGCTCGAAGTCATGGCCGACGTGCTGCCGCTCGGTGGCGGAGAGACCTCACCCAACAGCCGTCAATACGGCATCCAGCTGGCCTTCCCCATCGAACGAGGCAACAAGCGGGCCCTGCGCACCGACGTGGCCTCGCGCACGCGCCTGCTCACCGAGCAGCGCGCCACCGATGTGTTCCAGCAGCAGCTCGGCGATGTCGACATGGCCTGGACGGACCTGCTGGCCAGTCTCGCGGCTGAACGCATTGCCGCTGCCACGCTCGAAGGATATCAACGCCTGGTCGAGGTGAGTCGGGTGCGTCTCGAAGGTCGTCAGATCTCCGCTGCCGAATTCGCCCGCATCGCCGTGGAACGTGGCCGCGCGGCGGTGGCGCTCGAAGATCAGCGGATCGAAACGACCGAATCGCGGGCCCTCGTCGCCCGTCTGCTGGGCATCAGCGGTCTGCTGGTGCCGGTCGACACCCTGACACCGATGCTCTCACCGACGCTCACCGCCGATTCACTCGTGACGCTGGCGCTGATGCAGCGCGCCGATGTGCGCGCCGCCCGGCAGAACATCGAGGTGGCCCTCGCCGATCAGCGTCTGCAGGAGGCGATGGCCCGTCCCGATCTGTCACTGGCCTTCGAATACAGCATGCAGCAGCGCATCCCCTTGTACGGCGCGACGGTGAACATGCCGTTGCCACGGTACAACCGCAATCAGGGGGAACGGGAAAAGGCCGCCGTGCGCCTGGCGCAGGCCCGCGACGAACTCGAACGCATCGAACGCGAAGTGCGCGGCGATCTGCGGCGCGTACTCGCCGTGGTGGAATCCCGTCTCGCGGCGCTGTCGCGGTTCGGCGATGGCGAGGACGGCATGCTGCAACGCTCGCTGGCCGCGCGAACGGCTGCGGAGTTCGCCTACCGCAACGGCGCAACCTCACTCGTCGAACTGCTCGATGCGGAACGCAGCTACGACGAGGTCCGCCGCGCGCACACCGATGCCATCGCCGCTCTGAACAAGAGCCTGATCCATCTGCAATTCATCGCCGGCCTCTCTCCCGTCCCGCCATCATGA
- a CDS encoding efflux RND transporter periplasmic adaptor subunit: MMSFIRLPSTHPAPQARWARRSYRCALALLLVSHTACVFVDPPAVTPTEETPAGSAADTNTRHVVLDSARAQRFDLAESRRHTFAVSQRLPGRVVATAVAVRDLATPLLIFETPDLSQAYAEYLRAHTELARTRRVAERLLALSRNGAAAGKDVDDAEVDALQAESHVRESEARLREAGLDPTILARLGPGAALVSADLPEARIGLVRVGAVALVDLTSFPDEPQRGRVVSVSDAIDPQTRTARVAISVGQPGGVRPGMFASVLVEQRAAQAVAIPRSAVVQADARTFAFVRTAAGTFERRELTLGPDDGTLVAVLRGIGPGEQVVTSNVMLLKGLSFGY, encoded by the coding sequence ATGATGTCGTTCATCCGCCTTCCGTCCACGCACCCTGCTCCTCAGGCGCGGTGGGCGCGCCGCTCCTACCGTTGCGCACTCGCGTTGCTCCTGGTGAGTCACACGGCCTGTGTGTTCGTCGATCCGCCGGCCGTCACGCCGACCGAGGAAACACCCGCCGGTTCCGCGGCCGACACGAACACGCGTCATGTCGTCCTCGATTCCGCGCGCGCGCAGCGGTTCGATCTCGCCGAATCCCGGCGACACACGTTCGCGGTGAGCCAGCGGCTGCCGGGACGGGTCGTTGCCACCGCCGTGGCGGTGCGGGATCTGGCCACGCCACTGCTGATCTTCGAGACGCCGGACCTGTCACAGGCCTACGCGGAGTATCTCCGCGCGCACACCGAGCTCGCCCGCACCCGTCGTGTCGCCGAGCGACTGCTGGCGTTGTCGCGCAATGGCGCGGCCGCGGGCAAGGACGTCGACGATGCCGAAGTGGATGCATTGCAGGCCGAGTCGCACGTGCGCGAGAGTGAAGCCCGTCTGCGCGAAGCCGGACTCGATCCCACGATTCTCGCGCGTCTGGGGCCGGGCGCCGCGCTGGTGAGCGCCGATCTGCCCGAAGCCCGCATCGGTCTGGTACGGGTGGGCGCCGTGGCTCTCGTCGACCTCACGTCGTTCCCCGATGAACCGCAGCGCGGCCGTGTGGTGTCGGTAAGCGATGCCATCGATCCGCAGACCCGCACGGCGCGGGTGGCGATCAGCGTGGGCCAGCCGGGTGGGGTGCGGCCCGGCATGTTCGCATCCGTGCTGGTGGAGCAGCGGGCGGCGCAGGCCGTGGCGATTCCCCGGTCGGCGGTGGTGCAGGCCGACGCGCGCACATTCGCCTTCGTGCGCACCGCCGCCGGCACCTTCGAACGCCGCGAACTCACTCTCGGCCCCGATGATGGCACTCTGGTTGCCGTCCTGCGGGGCATCGGGCCGGGTGAGCAGGTCGTGACGTCGAACGTCATGCTGCTCAAAGGCCTCTCGTTCGGATATTGA